A region of Salmo salar chromosome ssa17, Ssal_v3.1, whole genome shotgun sequence DNA encodes the following proteins:
- the LOC123728059 gene encoding kelch-like protein 41b, whose protein sequence is MFVYNHKQSEWRELAAMKTARAMFGAVVHNGKIVVAGGVNEEGLTAASEVYDFGTNKWETFTDFPQERSSVNLLSSEGSLYAVGGFTIIQNDNKEVVPAEVTDVWQYEEDKKEWSGMLREMRYAAGSSCVSMRLNAAKMPKL, encoded by the exons ATGTTTGTATACAACCACAAGCAGTCAGAGTGGAGGGAGCTGGCTGCCATGAAGACAGCCAGAGCCATGTTCGGAGCCGTCGTTCACAACGGAAAGATCGTGGTGGCCGGTGGAGTCAACGAGGAAGGCCTCACTGCTGCATCTGAAGTCTACGACTTTGGAACAAACAA ATGGGAGACGTTCACAGACTTTCCCCAGGAGAGGAGCTCAGTGAACCTGCTGAGCAGTGAGGGGTCCCTGTATGCCGTGGGGGGCTTCACCATCATCCAGAATGACAACAAGGAGGTGGTCCCCGCAGAGGTCACAGATGTTTGGCA GTACGAGGAGGACAAGAAGGAATGGAGCGGGATGCTGAGGGAGATGCGTTACGCCGCTGGCTCCTCCTGCGTATCCATGCGCCTCAATGCTGCCAAGATGCCCAAACTCTAG
- the LOC106575336 gene encoding 2-oxoglutarate receptor 1-like has product MSSIIYGGNKSDDNCTNVDNLMKHYYLPVMYSVIFVVGLLGNVTAIAIYLAKLRPWKSSSIIKFNLALTDLLYVLSLPFMVYYYNNGESWNLGDFMCRFLRFGSQFNLYGRILFLTCLAVFRYVVAAHPVRAAQVQQRGGVSACAAVWAIAVVEIVPMLTMITMETKNNKTHCLDFASGDLAVLLWYGWLLTVLGYLLPLVVVVVCYAGVVHKLATGPYTHNPPRVRARCLNVLILVVFVVCFLPYHVLRILRVDTRRKPESSCMLVHWVHIAYILSRPIAGLNTFFNLAL; this is encoded by the coding sequence ATGTCTAGCATCATCTACGGCGGGAACAAATCCGACGATAACTGCACCAACGTGGACAACCTAATGAAACACTACTACCTGCCCGTCATGTACAGTGTCATTTTCGTTGTGGGGCTGCTGGGTAATGTCACCGCCATCGCCATCTACCTGGCCAAGCTACGACCCTGGAAGTCCAGCAGTATCATTAAGTTCAACCTGGCGTTGACGGATCTTCTGTATGTTCTGAGTCTGCCTTTCATggtctactactacaacaacggTGAATCCTGGAACCTGGGCGACTTCATGTGTCGCTTTCTGCGTTTCGGGTCCCAGTTTAACCTATATGGTAGAATACTGTTTCTCACCTGTTTGGCTGTGTTTCGATATGTCGTGGCGGCACATCCTGTGAGGGCGGCGCAGGTGCAGCAGAGAGGGGGGGTTTCTGCATGCGCTGCGGTCTGGGCTATAGCCGTGGTAGAGATCGTGCCCATGCTCACCATGATCACCATGGAGACTAAAAACAACAAGACCCACTGTTTGGACTTTGCTAGCGGCGACCTGGCTGTCCTGTTGTGGTACGGTTGGCTGCTGACCGTGctgggctacctgctgcccctggtggtggtggtggtgtgttacgCCGGTGTGGTCCATAAACTAGCCACGGGGCCCTACACCCACAACCCTCCCCGGGTGCGGGCACGCTGCCTCAACGTACTGATCCTGGTGGTGTTCGTGGTATGCTTCCTGCCGTACCACGTCCTGAGGATCCTAAGAGTAGACACCAGGAGGAAGCCTGAGTCGTCATGTATGCTGGTGCACTGGGTCCACATCGCTTATATCCTGTCCAGGCCCATAGCGGGGCTCAACACCTTCTTTAACCTGGCTCTGTAG